The following are encoded together in the Acidicapsa ligni genome:
- a CDS encoding M28 family peptidase: MRLRLMILSLLLLSLPVQPALARKGEKAPQAAEICTTCVHADLNFLASDELHGRGSGTRDEHLAALYAASLFQSFGLEPAGNVPSEGGGYIQRAPLPNPFPKGLEAHLKRNGFDQNQRTDTWNALALLRGTDSGAAPEPVKEVILLTAHLDHLGLGNPVNGDSIYNGADDDASGTTAVLELARALSHGPRPKRSILFVLFGSEELGGYGNQYFLEHSPVPLTQIVTNLEFEMIGRPDPALHTKTLWLTGYERSNLGPMLAQHGAAISADPHPKEQFFQRSDNFALAKKGIVAQTVSSYGLHTDYHQPSDEISRIDFDFLTHSIGSMINPVLWLANADWHPEWNAGGKP; this comes from the coding sequence ATGCGCTTACGACTCATGATTCTCAGCCTTTTGCTCCTCTCTTTGCCTGTCCAGCCGGCTCTCGCCAGGAAAGGTGAAAAGGCTCCCCAAGCGGCGGAAATATGCACTACATGTGTACATGCCGATCTCAATTTTCTGGCCAGCGATGAGCTTCATGGGCGGGGCTCCGGCACTCGCGATGAGCATTTGGCCGCGCTTTACGCCGCCTCACTCTTCCAGTCATTTGGCCTTGAGCCTGCGGGAAATGTCCCTTCGGAGGGGGGAGGTTACATTCAGCGGGCGCCGCTGCCAAATCCCTTTCCCAAAGGACTGGAGGCTCACCTCAAGCGCAATGGGTTTGACCAGAACCAGCGCACCGATACCTGGAATGCGCTCGCTCTCCTGCGCGGAACCGACTCAGGTGCGGCTCCTGAGCCGGTGAAAGAAGTGATCCTGCTGACGGCCCATCTGGATCACCTGGGACTGGGCAATCCGGTCAACGGCGACTCCATTTACAACGGCGCGGACGACGATGCATCCGGGACGACGGCGGTGCTCGAACTGGCGCGCGCGCTCAGCCACGGACCCCGGCCTAAACGATCAATTCTGTTTGTGCTCTTTGGTTCTGAGGAACTGGGCGGCTACGGCAATCAATACTTCCTTGAACATTCGCCCGTGCCGCTCACGCAGATTGTAACCAACCTGGAGTTTGAAATGATCGGTCGCCCCGATCCTGCGCTGCATACGAAAACGCTTTGGCTAACGGGCTACGAACGCTCCAACCTGGGGCCCATGCTGGCCCAGCATGGGGCGGCAATCTCTGCCGATCCACACCCCAAGGAACAGTTCTTTCAGCGCTCAGATAACTTTGCCCTGGCGAAAAAAGGCATTGTCGCACAGACCGTCTCCAGCTATGGTCTGCATACCGACTATCACCAGCCGAGCGATGAAATTTCCAGGATCGATTTCGACTTTCTCACTCACTCAATCGGCTCGATGATCAATCCGGTGCTCTGGCTTGCGAACGCGGATTGGCATCCAGAATGGAATGCCGGCGGCAAGCCATGA
- a CDS encoding FAD-containing oxidoreductase has translation MGTHFDSIIIGAGQAGPSLAGRLTQSGQHIALVERNLFGGTCVNTGCIPTKTMVASAHAAHLARRASDFGVVIAGDIRIDMKAVIARKESILAKSRDGVEQWLRGMKDCTVYHEQARFLSSNELQVGSETLSADKIFINVGGRAVVPQMPGVEEIPYLTNSTLLNLEELPEHLIIIGGSYIGLEFAQMYRRFGSQVTVIEKGPRLVQHEDEDVSASIREIIEAEGIHVRLDAECIAFEKADAKTDGGPIAVHVTCNAGEPKLNGSHVLLAVGRRPNTDDLGLEKAGVLTDERGYILVDDQLRTNVPGIWAMGDCNGKGAFTHTSYNDFEIVSANLLDNDPRRVSDRISAHALYIDPPMAQIGMTETEVRKSGRKALMGTRPMTKVGRAVEKGESQGFMKVLVDAETKKILGASILGTGGDEAIHCILDVMYSGKPYTILQRAVHIHPTVSELIPTILGDLKPLT, from the coding sequence GTGGGTACACATTTTGATTCGATCATCATCGGGGCTGGGCAGGCGGGTCCATCGCTTGCCGGTCGCCTGACACAGAGCGGCCAGCATATTGCCCTGGTTGAACGCAACCTTTTCGGTGGAACATGCGTTAACACCGGCTGCATTCCAACCAAGACCATGGTGGCCAGTGCGCATGCAGCACATCTTGCGCGGCGTGCAAGCGATTTTGGAGTGGTTATCGCAGGCGATATTCGGATCGATATGAAGGCCGTGATCGCGCGCAAGGAGTCGATCTTAGCCAAGTCTCGCGATGGTGTCGAGCAATGGCTGCGCGGCATGAAAGACTGCACGGTCTATCATGAGCAGGCCCGTTTTCTGTCCAGCAACGAACTTCAAGTTGGCTCCGAAACATTGAGCGCAGACAAAATTTTTATCAATGTCGGCGGCAGGGCTGTCGTACCGCAGATGCCTGGCGTGGAAGAAATTCCTTATCTCACCAACTCCACTCTCCTCAATCTGGAGGAACTGCCTGAGCACCTGATCATCATTGGCGGAAGCTACATCGGTCTGGAGTTTGCGCAGATGTATCGCCGCTTCGGCAGCCAGGTGACGGTAATTGAGAAGGGACCGCGGCTCGTTCAACATGAGGATGAAGACGTATCAGCTTCGATCCGCGAGATCATTGAGGCTGAGGGAATTCACGTGCGGCTGGATGCCGAGTGCATTGCCTTTGAAAAAGCCGACGCGAAGACAGACGGCGGCCCCATCGCAGTGCATGTGACCTGCAACGCAGGGGAACCAAAGCTGAACGGATCGCACGTGTTGCTGGCCGTGGGACGCAGGCCAAACACCGATGACTTAGGCTTGGAGAAGGCAGGCGTTCTCACCGACGAGCGTGGTTATATCCTCGTCGATGACCAGCTTCGCACCAACGTTCCGGGCATCTGGGCGATGGGCGACTGCAACGGGAAGGGCGCCTTCACGCACACTTCATACAACGATTTTGAAATCGTCTCCGCAAATCTTCTGGATAACGATCCACGCCGTGTCAGCGATCGCATCTCTGCCCATGCGCTGTACATCGATCCTCCGATGGCGCAGATTGGCATGACCGAAACAGAGGTTCGCAAATCCGGCAGGAAGGCTCTCATGGGCACTCGCCCCATGACCAAGGTCGGGCGTGCAGTGGAGAAAGGCGAGAGCCAGGGATTCATGAAGGTGCTGGTGGACGCCGAGACCAAAAAGATTCTAGGCGCATCCATTCTCGGCACAGGCGGAGACGAGGCTATTCATTGCATTCTTGATGTGATGTATTCGGGCAAACCGTACACCATTCTTCAGCGTGCCGTGCACATACATCCCACGGTTTCGGAACTCATCCCCACCATACTGGGCGATCTCAAGCCGCTGACATAA
- a CDS encoding beta-propeller fold lactonase family protein: MMQGIGFGFRRLVAVLAVGGAVLLTGCGEFFYPVTGGTTPTGSSTYVYVTNIGSGGVGGTLSAYTLTSGVLAAVSGSPISLPAVPTSVVVAPNNAFLYVATNLGVFMYTIASGGVLTEGNNSTIVYQGPSFPQALAVDSTSSWLLIANNNSTELDALPVDPTSGIPTTNTPAAVTLSSATPAGLAISPANGSVAVALGTGGTNVWAFNAANSNPWGNTRNGILLNSSKTYPGTSTNAVAFDTTSTYLFLAESSTNNSADDLRKLTLASISSPETDYPVGKVPSAILADLSGTYVYVSNNTNNTISGFSLSAGALTALTDSPYGTAKSPLGLVEDSTKSYLLSIGNGNNPNLWVYSFDATSLGSLDVANTNSTASTNPSLSNSIAVSH; this comes from the coding sequence ATGATGCAAGGGATTGGATTCGGCTTTCGGCGGCTGGTGGCAGTTTTAGCAGTGGGGGGAGCAGTATTGTTGACGGGCTGCGGAGAGTTCTTTTACCCGGTGACGGGCGGTACCACCCCCACAGGCTCGTCAACCTACGTGTATGTGACGAACATTGGCAGCGGCGGCGTGGGAGGAACTCTCTCGGCATATACCTTGACCAGCGGTGTTCTGGCCGCAGTTAGCGGCAGCCCTATCTCGCTGCCTGCTGTGCCTACTTCTGTGGTGGTGGCGCCGAATAATGCTTTTCTGTATGTCGCCACCAATCTTGGTGTGTTCATGTACACCATCGCTTCCGGCGGTGTGCTGACTGAGGGGAACAACTCCACAATCGTTTACCAGGGGCCATCGTTTCCGCAGGCTTTGGCGGTGGACTCCACCAGCTCGTGGCTGCTGATCGCCAATAACAATAGTACGGAGCTGGATGCATTGCCGGTCGATCCGACATCCGGAATCCCCACGACGAATACTCCTGCCGCGGTCACACTCAGCAGCGCGACGCCTGCGGGACTGGCTATCTCGCCTGCCAATGGTTCGGTCGCCGTTGCACTCGGAACAGGCGGCACAAACGTCTGGGCTTTTAATGCCGCCAATAGCAATCCGTGGGGCAACACGCGGAATGGCATTCTCCTGAATTCCAGCAAAACTTACCCCGGCACTTCGACCAATGCGGTTGCTTTTGACACCACTTCCACCTACCTGTTCCTTGCCGAGTCGTCTACGAATAACAGCGCGGACGATTTACGCAAGTTAACGCTCGCCTCAATCTCCAGCCCCGAAACGGATTATCCGGTCGGCAAAGTTCCTTCCGCCATTCTGGCCGACCTTTCCGGGACTTATGTCTACGTGAGCAACAACACTAACAATACAATCAGCGGTTTTTCGTTGAGTGCGGGTGCGTTGACTGCTCTGACGGATTCGCCCTACGGCACAGCAAAATCGCCGCTGGGGCTAGTGGAGGACAGCACCAAGAGCTATCTGCTGTCGATAGGCAATGGCAACAATCCCAATCTTTGGGTCTATTCCTTTGACGCCACGAGCCTAGGCTCCCTGGATGTTGCAAACACGAATTCGACGGCGAGCACCAATCCTTCACTTTCCAACTCCATCGCAGTCTCGCACTAA